A window of Apium graveolens cultivar Ventura chromosome 8, ASM990537v1, whole genome shotgun sequence contains these coding sequences:
- the LOC141677186 gene encoding phosphatidylglycerophosphate phosphatase PTPMT2-like — translation MKIEDYVDDIDCTDNNQKQIVAVDAKRVLVGAGARILFYPTLLYNVFRNKIQAEFRWWDEIDQFLLLGAVPFPKDVPRLRQLGVGGVITLNEPYETLVPTSLYYAHGIEHLVIPTRDYLFAPSFVDITRAVNFIHRNASCGKTTYVHCKAGRGRSTTIVLCYLVEHKHMTPAAALEYVRSKRPRVLLAPSQWKAVQEYKQHRLASTCQSPSVDAVLITKADLEGYHSSCDIVVGKELAIINRVTRSRPMIAKLSCLFASLKVSGGYTPVTRQLTEARAC, via the exons ATGAAGATCGAAGATTACGTCGATGATATTGATTGTACGGATAATAATCAGAAACAGATTGTCGCTGTTGATGCGAAACGAGTGTTAGTTGGAGCGGGGGCTCGGATCTTGTTTTATCCGACTTTGTTGTATAATGTTTTTAGGAACAAGATTCAGGCTGAGTTCAGGTGGTGGGACGAGATCGATCAG TTCCTTCTTCTTGGTGCTGTTCCATTTCCTAAGGATGTTCCCAGATTAAGGCAGCTTGGTGTTGGTGGCGTCATTACCCTCAATGAGCCTTATGAAACTTTGGTTCCGACCTCATTGTATTAT GCGCATGGAATTGAACACCTTGTTATCCCAACGAGAGACTACCTCTTTGCTCCTTCTTTTGTGGATATTACACGAGCAGTAAATTTTATTCATA GGAATGCATCTTGTGGTAAGACTACTTACGTTCACTGCAAAGCTGGAAGGGGAAGAAGTACAACTATTGTCCTTTGTTATTTG GTGGAGCACAAGCACATGACTCCTGCTGCTGCGCTGGAATATGTACGTTCTAAAAGACCTAGAGTGCTCTTGGCTCCCTCTCAATGGAAA GCAGTTCAAGAATACAAGCAGCATCGGTTGGCATCTACCTGCCAGTCTCCATCAGTGGATGCTGTTTTGATTACAAAAGCAGATTTGGAAGGCTATCATAGCTCTTGTGACATTGTCGTTGGCAAAGAGCTGGCAATTATCAATAGAGTGACAAGGAGCAGGCCTATGATCGCAAAACTATCATGTCTCTTTGCATCCCTGAAAGTTTCTGGTGGCTATACACCAGTCACCAGGCAACTCACAGAGGCCCGCGCTTGCTAA
- the LOC141678649 gene encoding acid phosphatase 1-like, with translation MASSRNIIVLLFFAFLSKTFSESIIQMHPVAHRANADDKGSGYYCESWRYSVETNDAGEWRNIPTRCIDFVKDYITGERYRSDLEIVAENSLDFVKNVTMIGDGKDAWVFDIDETLLSNVPYYATHGFGSQSFNEKSFNHWVGLAEAPALPASLRLYKELNQMGVTLILLTGREEFQRNATIKNLLDAGFSHWNKLLLRGPSDKGKPATTYKSEKRKEIENEGYTIHGCSGDQWSDLRGYAMGIRSFKLPNPMYYIP, from the exons ATGGCATCCAGCCGCAACATTATCGTTCTTCTCTTCTTCGCCTTTTTGTCTAAGACATTTTCTGAATCAATTATTCAAATGCACCCCGTAGCACACCGAGCCAATGCAGACGACAAAGGCTCGGGGTACTACTGCGAAAGCTGGAGATATAGCGTGGAAACAAATGATGCTGGAGAATGGAGAAACATTCCAACAAGGTGCATAGATTTTGTGAAGGATTATATTACAGGGGAACGATATCGGTCGGATTTGGAGATCGTTGCCGAGAACTCGTTGGATTTTGTCAAGAATGTAACTATGATTGGTGATGGGAAGGATGCATGGGTTTTTGATATTGATGAGACTTTGTTGTCCAATGTGCCTTATTATGCTACTCATGGATTTGG CTCACAATCGTTCAACGAGAAGTCTTTCAATCACTGGGTGGGCTTGGCTGAGGCACCTGCCCTACCAGCAAGTCTGAGATTGTACAAGGAGCTCAACCAGATGGGAGTTACTTTGATCTTGTTAACAGGTCGGGAAGAATTTCAAAGAAACGCCACTATCAAAAATTTGCTGGATGCTGGATTTAGCCACTGGAACAAGCTGCTTTTGAG GGGACCTTCCGATAAAGGAAAACCAGCAACCACTTACAAATCCGAAAAGAGAAAGGAAATCGAAAATGAAGGTTACACCATTCACGGATGTTCTGGAGATCAGTGGAGCGACCTCAGGGGGTACGCGATGGGTATACGATCATTCAAACTTCCAAATCCAATGTACTACATTCCGTGA